In Thermosynechococcus sichuanensis E542, a single genomic region encodes these proteins:
- a CDS encoding alpha/beta fold hydrolase, protein MTVGTWQTHNFPLACGVTLPTLKLVYATYGEYRGDNAILYPTSYGAQHPDIDWLIDPKGILNPQDWFVIIINMLGNGLSTSPSNDRHCGLRETGFWFSHWDNIRAQAQLLEEVFGIERLALIYGWSMGAQQAYYWGVPFGDRVQRIAALCGTARTTDHNRLFLESLRAALTADPAWDGRRFQGTPERGYRAFSYIYASWAASQAFYRQGIYRQLGYASLEEYLQQGWEANYRRHDPHDLLAMIDTWLNCDVGSLRPDGDYAAALGQITAKTLVMAASTDLYFTPENCEAEAKCIPHARFQVIDSIWGHRAGNPRQSPADAAVIRNAVAELLASS, encoded by the coding sequence ATGACGGTAGGGACATGGCAAACCCACAACTTTCCCCTTGCCTGTGGCGTGACGTTGCCGACCCTGAAATTGGTCTATGCCACCTATGGGGAGTACCGGGGGGACAATGCTATTCTCTACCCCACCTCCTATGGTGCCCAGCACCCCGATATTGACTGGCTGATTGACCCGAAGGGTATCCTCAACCCCCAAGATTGGTTTGTGATTATTATCAATATGCTGGGGAATGGCCTATCTACCTCCCCCAGTAATGATCGCCACTGTGGTCTGCGGGAAACAGGCTTTTGGTTTAGCCATTGGGACAATATCCGTGCCCAAGCGCAGCTCCTTGAGGAAGTTTTTGGCATTGAGCGGTTGGCCTTGATCTATGGCTGGTCAATGGGGGCACAACAGGCCTACTATTGGGGTGTGCCTTTTGGCGATCGCGTCCAACGAATTGCTGCCCTTTGTGGCACCGCCCGCACGACCGATCACAATCGCCTTTTCTTGGAGAGCTTGCGGGCAGCCTTGACAGCGGATCCAGCGTGGGATGGTCGGCGGTTTCAGGGCACTCCTGAGCGGGGGTATCGCGCCTTTAGCTATATCTATGCCAGTTGGGCAGCATCCCAAGCCTTTTACCGCCAAGGCATCTACCGCCAGTTGGGCTATGCCTCTCTAGAGGAATATCTACAGCAGGGCTGGGAAGCTAATTATCGCCGTCATGATCCCCATGATTTATTGGCGATGATTGACACATGGCTGAACTGCGATGTCGGTTCCCTCCGTCCCGATGGTGACTACGCCGCTGCCCTTGGGCAAATAACCGCCAAAACCCTCGTGATGGCTGCCAGTACTGACCTTTACTTTACGCCAGAAAATTGCGAGGCAGAGGCAAAATGCATCCCCCATGCCCGTTTTCAGGTGATTGATTCAATTTGGGGGCACCGCGCGGGCAATCCTCGCCAAAGTCCTGCGGATGCTGCGGTGATTCGCAACGCTGTGGCGGAACTTTTGGCCAGTTCCTAA
- a CDS encoding 5-(carboxyamino)imidazole ribonucleotide synthase translates to MNKVTKIGVIGGGQLAWMLGLAAKEMGLSLWVQTPAATDPAVAVADGVCYGAIADGATTAQLAEQVDVITFENEFVDLEGLQRLEQRGVCFYPRLASLAPLLDKYQQRHFLQTLGIPVPAFSYLGDRPPTLPCVIKACRHGYDGQGTFVISNEQAWQQFQQRWPEIPPQGFLVEAFVPYVKELAIMAARSPQGEIALYPVVETQQVDAICRWVIAPAPIDPAVSKQIQQIARQILTALDAVGIFGIEFFLTATGEVLVNEIAPRTHNSGHYTIDACVTSQFQQHLRAISGQPLGSPAMHVPAAVMVNLLGLAEPQVDYGAKCDALAALPRANLHWYGKSQTYAGRKLGHVTVLLQQPAAALPMIQQIEAIWYGTPVAV, encoded by the coding sequence GTGAACAAAGTAACCAAAATTGGGGTGATTGGTGGCGGTCAGTTGGCTTGGATGTTGGGGCTAGCGGCCAAGGAGATGGGACTCTCGCTGTGGGTACAAACGCCTGCGGCCACGGATCCAGCCGTCGCGGTTGCAGACGGGGTCTGCTATGGGGCGATCGCCGATGGGGCAACGACAGCGCAACTGGCTGAGCAGGTTGACGTGATTACCTTTGAGAATGAGTTTGTGGATCTTGAGGGGTTGCAGCGCCTTGAGCAGCGGGGGGTTTGTTTTTATCCTCGCCTTGCTTCCCTAGCTCCCCTTTTGGACAAGTACCAGCAGCGGCACTTTTTGCAGACACTGGGGATTCCTGTACCCGCCTTTAGCTATTTGGGCGATCGCCCCCCCACCTTGCCCTGTGTGATTAAGGCCTGTCGCCACGGCTATGACGGCCAAGGCACATTTGTCATCTCCAATGAGCAGGCATGGCAGCAGTTTCAGCAGCGCTGGCCAGAAATCCCGCCCCAAGGGTTTTTGGTGGAAGCCTTTGTGCCCTATGTCAAAGAATTGGCCATCATGGCAGCGCGATCGCCCCAAGGGGAGATTGCCCTTTATCCTGTGGTAGAAACGCAGCAGGTGGATGCCATCTGTCGCTGGGTGATTGCCCCTGCCCCCATTGACCCCGCCGTGAGCAAGCAAATTCAGCAGATTGCCCGCCAAATCCTAACAGCCCTTGACGCCGTGGGTATCTTTGGCATTGAGTTTTTCCTAACGGCCACAGGTGAGGTACTGGTGAATGAAATTGCCCCCCGCACCCACAATTCTGGCCACTACACCATTGATGCCTGTGTTACCAGTCAATTTCAGCAGCACTTGCGCGCCATTAGTGGTCAACCCTTGGGCAGTCCCGCCATGCATGTCCCCGCAGCCGTGATGGTGAATCTCTTGGGCTTAGCCGAACCGCAGGTGGACTATGGGGCAAAATGTGACGCCTTGGCGGCTCTCCCCCGCGCGAACCTTCACTGGTATGGTAAAAGTCAAACCTACGCAGGTCGCAAGTTGGGTCATGTCACGGTGCTGTTGCAACAACCGGCGGCAGCCTTGCCAATGATCCAGCAAATTGAAGCCATCTGGTATGGTACGCCTGTTGCTGTCTGA
- a CDS encoding DUF2103 domain-containing protein, with amino-acid sequence MAAATGRVVLNHSTHIEGLIPVLEKLAKVAGISTLTPGVIAPVKGKSPHLHLRVSVPIKGGFKLIARRGKTVQEVFVVTQLSEAELKAAIDAVLASK; translated from the coding sequence ATGGCAGCAGCAACTGGTCGGGTTGTCCTAAATCACTCTACCCATATTGAAGGTTTGATTCCCGTCTTGGAAAAATTAGCCAAAGTGGCGGGGATTAGTACGCTCACGCCCGGTGTCATTGCTCCCGTCAAAGGTAAATCTCCCCATCTGCACCTACGGGTTTCGGTGCCCATCAAAGGCGGGTTTAAGCTGATTGCGCGGCGCGGCAAAACCGTGCAGGAAGTCTTTGTTGTCACCCAACTGAGTGAAGCCGAGTTGAAAGCAGCCATTGATGCCGTGCTGGCCTCTAAATAA
- a CDS encoding amylo-alpha-1,6-glucosidase encodes METDVVSLYGRDYIPIVAPPLPATKIQTHPKTVPVLKDDDVLLICDELGNICNGEQQTAITGLFCQDTRFLSQAELRVGGDRPVLLSFHCTGSHALKVVCTNPKQPNLPAEALSIERSLVIRGALFETLLVTNHQAVPASVTLSLSFASDFQDLFEIRQYGNPRPQRGQTLQPICCDLRHAKGRADFCFAYQGLDGALMETQVQFLGTPPTYLEGMTAKWHLKLEPQGYHTIHYCVRPFTNGAATSRVPVPSSLATADRLAQEERQQWWSQCTEIVTSNPQWNRILRRGMADLYMLLQSFGHGKVLTAGIPWFATLFGRDSIIAAMQTLILNPAIARDTLRTLAHYQGKQVCPERDEQPGKILHELRFGEMARNREIPHTPYYGTVDATPLWLMLYADYYHWTGDRATLEQLWPHALAAMNWIDQQMAATGYLTYNRQAAKGIDNQGWKDSGNCIVNRRGQLAHGPIALCEVQGYVYAAKTRLSALAREFGYGEWGDRWQNEAAALKDRFNRDFWLESEGFYALALDGDGRPVDSLTSNAGQCLMTGICDLEKAQQVGQRLRLPDLFNGWGIRTLSSTSPAYNPIGYHLGSVWPHDTSLIALGLRAIGDGDFALTLVETLFEMVCRQPDLRPPELFCGFDRHTYPQPVQYPVACSPQAWATGSLFQFIQIMVWPLVDASQGKFLVHQPLLPTSIEELHMRNLRVGDTHFHLRLWRTGEKGCDWEVHPA; translated from the coding sequence ATGGAGACTGATGTCGTTTCCCTGTACGGGCGCGATTACATTCCCATTGTCGCCCCGCCCCTGCCTGCTACCAAGATTCAAACCCATCCCAAAACGGTTCCCGTCCTCAAGGATGATGATGTGTTGCTCATCTGTGATGAGTTGGGCAATATCTGCAATGGCGAGCAGCAAACAGCGATCACAGGTCTATTTTGCCAAGATACCCGCTTTCTCAGTCAAGCGGAGCTGCGGGTGGGGGGCGATCGCCCGGTGCTTCTGAGTTTTCACTGTACGGGTAGCCACGCCCTCAAGGTGGTGTGCACCAATCCTAAGCAGCCCAATTTACCTGCGGAAGCCCTCTCTATTGAGCGATCGCTGGTGATTCGTGGTGCCCTGTTTGAGACGCTTCTTGTTACCAACCACCAAGCAGTACCCGCCTCAGTCACTCTCAGCCTCAGCTTTGCCTCTGACTTTCAAGACTTGTTTGAAATCCGCCAGTATGGTAACCCCCGTCCGCAGCGAGGACAGACACTGCAACCGATCTGTTGTGACCTGCGCCATGCCAAAGGGCGGGCTGACTTTTGTTTTGCCTACCAAGGGCTTGATGGTGCCCTCATGGAGACCCAAGTGCAGTTTTTGGGCACACCACCGACGTACTTAGAGGGCATGACTGCCAAATGGCACCTCAAACTCGAACCCCAAGGCTACCACACCATTCACTACTGTGTGCGCCCCTTTACCAATGGAGCAGCCACCTCGCGCGTACCGGTACCTTCCTCCTTAGCGACGGCGGATCGCTTGGCTCAAGAAGAACGACAACAATGGTGGAGCCAGTGTACGGAGATTGTTACTTCAAATCCTCAGTGGAATCGCATCCTGCGGCGGGGGATGGCGGATCTCTATATGCTGTTGCAGTCCTTTGGTCACGGCAAGGTCTTGACGGCGGGTATTCCTTGGTTTGCCACGCTCTTTGGCCGCGACTCAATTATTGCCGCGATGCAAACGCTGATCTTGAATCCCGCGATCGCCCGCGATACGCTGCGCACCCTTGCCCATTACCAAGGGAAACAGGTCTGTCCTGAGCGGGATGAGCAACCGGGGAAAATTCTCCACGAGCTGCGCTTTGGCGAGATGGCGCGCAACCGCGAAATTCCCCATACGCCCTACTACGGCACCGTGGATGCCACGCCCCTCTGGCTGATGCTCTATGCCGACTACTACCATTGGACGGGCGATCGCGCCACCCTAGAGCAGTTATGGCCCCATGCCTTGGCAGCGATGAATTGGATTGATCAGCAAATGGCGGCTACGGGCTACCTCACTTACAATCGCCAAGCAGCAAAGGGCATTGACAACCAAGGCTGGAAAGATTCTGGCAACTGTATTGTTAACCGTCGCGGTCAACTGGCCCACGGTCCCATTGCCCTGTGTGAAGTCCAAGGCTATGTCTATGCCGCCAAAACCCGTCTGAGTGCCCTTGCCCGAGAATTTGGCTATGGCGAATGGGGCGATCGCTGGCAAAACGAGGCCGCTGCCCTCAAAGATCGCTTCAACCGCGACTTTTGGCTAGAATCGGAAGGCTTCTATGCCCTTGCCCTCGATGGCGACGGTCGGCCAGTGGATAGCCTCACCTCCAATGCGGGTCAGTGCTTAATGACGGGCATCTGTGACCTAGAGAAAGCTCAACAGGTAGGGCAACGGCTGCGGCTACCTGATCTTTTTAACGGTTGGGGCATTCGCACCCTCAGCAGTACCTCCCCCGCCTACAATCCCATTGGCTATCACTTGGGGTCGGTCTGGCCCCACGATACCAGCCTCATTGCCTTAGGACTACGCGCCATTGGTGATGGTGACTTTGCCCTGACCTTGGTGGAGACGCTCTTTGAGATGGTGTGTCGCCAACCGGATCTGCGCCCACCGGAACTCTTCTGTGGCTTTGATCGCCACACCTATCCCCAACCAGTGCAATATCCCGTGGCCTGCTCTCCCCAAGCTTGGGCGACCGGCAGCCTCTTCCAGTTCATCCAAATTATGGTTTGGCCACTGGTGGATGCCTCCCAGGGCAAGTTCTTGGTACATCAACCCCTCTTGCCCACGAGTATCGAGGAACTCCACATGCGGAATCTGCGGGTCGGTGACACTCACTTTCACCTGCGGCTCTGGCGCACCGGCGAGAAGGGTTGTGACTGGGAAGTGCACCCCGCGTAA
- a CDS encoding bifunctional acetate--CoA ligase family protein/GNAT family N-acetyltransferase, with protein sequence MTRTTAYDIWRAGHQPLRPLFAPKSVAVIGASEKEGSVGRTLLWNLIQTPFGGTVFPVNPRRSSVLGIKAYASVTAIPEAVDLAVIATPAATVPGVVAECAAAGVKGAIIVSAGFREVGAAGLALEEEILTIARQARMRIIGPNCLGVMCPPTGLNATFAATMARSGHVGFLSQSGALCTSILDWSLQENVGFSAFVSIGTMLDVGWGDLIYYLGDDPQTRCIVIYMESLGDARSFLSAAREVAYVKPIIVIKAGRTAAAAQAAASHTGALMGSDAVVDAALERCGVLRVETIEDLFDMAEVLDKQSRPKGPHLTILTNAGGPGVLATDALIRAGGQLSPLSGDTLQALNQVLPPAWSHGNPVDILGDATADRYLKALQHCETDANSDGLLVILTPQAMTDPLAIAQDLATYAKNRPSGAKPILASWMGGTSVKGGEAILNQAGIPTYAYADTAARIFSYMWRYSDHLQALYQTPSLPLTTAPPDRETVSQLLAQVRSEGRTLLTEWEAKAVLAAYGLPVVETCIARSEAEAVAAADRLGYPVVLKLYSPTITHKTDVGGVALNLPDAAAVITAYHQIEKNVTTAAGAGHFAGVTVQPMIPWKGFELILGSSTDAQFGPVILFGTGGQLVEVLEDTAIALPPLNTTLARRLIQQTKISRAFAGVRGWPAVNLALLEDLLVRFSLLVVEQPWIKEIDINPLLVAPPDRLMALDARIVLHKEESDFVKPAIRPYPTQYVSPWQLRDGTSVLIRPIRPEDEPLMRQYHATLSEQSVYLRYFHLMKLSQRVAHERLVRICFVDYDREIALVVEHQGASEPQIIGAARLSKDHFRNTAEFSLLISDRWQRQGLGTELLHRLIQIGRDEGLSAIHAYVLKDNEGMIRICRKLNFEFAAGDDPSVWFVQLAL encoded by the coding sequence ATGACTCGAACTACAGCCTACGACATTTGGCGCGCCGGTCATCAGCCCCTGCGTCCCCTCTTTGCCCCCAAGAGTGTGGCTGTCATCGGTGCCAGTGAAAAAGAAGGCAGTGTTGGCCGCACCCTGCTGTGGAATCTCATTCAAACTCCCTTTGGCGGCACGGTTTTTCCGGTCAACCCACGCCGTAGTTCGGTGTTGGGCATTAAGGCCTATGCCAGTGTGACGGCTATCCCCGAAGCGGTTGATCTCGCAGTCATTGCTACCCCTGCGGCTACAGTGCCAGGGGTGGTTGCCGAGTGTGCAGCAGCGGGTGTGAAAGGCGCCATCATTGTCTCGGCGGGGTTTCGGGAAGTGGGGGCGGCGGGTCTTGCCCTCGAAGAGGAGATTTTAACCATTGCCCGTCAGGCGCGGATGCGCATTATTGGTCCCAATTGTCTGGGGGTGATGTGTCCGCCCACGGGGTTGAATGCCACCTTTGCCGCGACGATGGCGCGATCGGGTCATGTGGGGTTTCTCAGTCAAAGTGGTGCCCTGTGCACTTCGATTTTGGACTGGAGTCTTCAGGAGAATGTGGGCTTTAGTGCCTTTGTTTCCATTGGTACGATGCTGGATGTGGGCTGGGGCGACCTCATCTACTACTTGGGTGATGACCCGCAAACTCGCTGCATTGTTATTTACATGGAATCTTTGGGGGATGCGCGATCGTTCCTCTCAGCGGCACGGGAAGTGGCCTATGTGAAGCCGATTATTGTCATCAAAGCCGGACGCACTGCCGCCGCCGCTCAGGCTGCCGCTTCCCATACTGGGGCATTGATGGGATCCGATGCAGTGGTGGATGCAGCGCTGGAACGCTGTGGGGTGCTGCGGGTGGAAACCATTGAAGATTTATTTGACATGGCAGAGGTCTTGGACAAGCAATCGCGCCCCAAAGGCCCCCATCTGACGATTCTCACCAATGCCGGCGGCCCCGGTGTCTTAGCCACTGATGCTCTAATTCGAGCGGGTGGTCAACTCAGTCCCCTCTCTGGGGATACGCTACAGGCACTGAATCAAGTGCTCCCCCCCGCTTGGAGCCACGGCAACCCTGTGGATATTTTGGGGGATGCCACTGCCGATCGCTACCTCAAGGCACTGCAACACTGTGAAACCGATGCCAACAGTGATGGCCTATTGGTAATTCTCACGCCCCAAGCAATGACGGATCCGCTGGCGATCGCCCAAGATCTCGCTACCTATGCTAAAAACCGCCCCAGTGGTGCCAAACCGATTCTGGCCAGTTGGATGGGGGGCACCAGTGTCAAAGGGGGAGAAGCGATTCTCAATCAGGCGGGCATTCCCACCTATGCCTATGCCGATACCGCTGCCCGCATCTTTAGTTATATGTGGCGCTATAGCGATCACCTGCAGGCCCTCTATCAAACTCCTTCCCTGCCCCTCACCACCGCCCCCCCGGATCGGGAGACTGTCAGTCAACTGTTGGCGCAAGTGCGCAGTGAAGGGCGTACCCTGTTAACAGAGTGGGAAGCCAAGGCGGTTCTTGCTGCCTACGGTCTGCCCGTAGTGGAAACCTGTATTGCCCGCAGTGAAGCAGAGGCGGTGGCTGCTGCCGATCGCCTAGGGTATCCCGTGGTGCTTAAGCTCTATTCGCCCACAATTACCCACAAAACCGATGTCGGTGGTGTCGCCCTGAATCTGCCCGATGCTGCTGCGGTGATCACCGCCTACCACCAGATTGAGAAGAATGTGACAACTGCTGCTGGGGCGGGTCATTTTGCCGGTGTTACGGTGCAGCCGATGATCCCTTGGAAGGGGTTTGAGCTGATTTTGGGCAGTTCCACCGATGCTCAGTTTGGCCCGGTGATTCTCTTTGGTACGGGCGGACAGTTGGTGGAAGTCCTCGAAGACACGGCGATCGCCCTCCCGCCTTTGAACACCACCTTGGCACGCCGCCTGATTCAGCAAACGAAAATTTCCCGTGCCTTTGCCGGCGTGCGGGGCTGGCCAGCCGTCAACCTTGCCCTATTAGAAGATCTCCTAGTGCGTTTTAGCCTGCTGGTGGTGGAACAGCCGTGGATTAAGGAAATTGACATCAACCCCCTCTTGGTGGCGCCCCCCGATCGCCTGATGGCCTTGGATGCCCGCATTGTGCTCCACAAAGAAGAAAGTGACTTTGTCAAGCCGGCGATTCGTCCCTATCCCACCCAGTACGTCAGTCCGTGGCAGTTGCGCGATGGTACCTCGGTGCTGATTCGCCCCATTCGGCCAGAGGATGAACCCCTGATGCGGCAGTACCATGCTACCCTCTCGGAGCAGAGTGTTTATTTGCGCTATTTCCACTTGATGAAGTTGTCGCAGCGGGTTGCCCACGAGCGCCTAGTGCGCATCTGTTTTGTGGACTACGATCGCGAGATAGCCCTAGTGGTGGAGCATCAGGGCGCCAGTGAACCGCAAATTATTGGTGCGGCTCGCCTCAGCAAGGATCACTTTCGCAATACCGCCGAGTTTTCGCTGTTGATTAGCGATCGCTGGCAGCGGCAAGGCCTTGGTACTGAGTTGCTGCACCGTTTGATTCAAATTGGCCGTGACGAAGGACTGAGTGCCATTCACGCCTATGTGCTCAAGGACAACGAGGGGATGATTCGTATTTGCCGCAAATTGAACTTTGAATTCGCTGCGGGTGATGATCCCAGTGTTTGGTTTGTGCAGCTTGCCCTCTAG
- a CDS encoding ABC transporter permease yields MLKSIGQGLGNETSRLILRRLGEALITLLLASALSFAIMQLAPGNYLDNLKADPQISLERLQELERQFGLDKSPVEQYFRWLWQIIRYGNFGTSFVYQRSVASLLWERVPATLLLSLSSILLTWGLAIPLGIWAAVTQDRWSDRLLRVISYIGQGFPSFITALLLLFLAQSTPLFPVGGMTSLFYDELPWWGKVLDIGWHLILPTVALTLTSFAGLQRLMRGNLLDVLRQNYIQTARAKGLPESRVIYVHALRNAVNPLITLLGFEFASLLSGAFIAEFFFNWPGLGRLILQAVTAQDIYVVMASLMMGAVMLIVGNLLADLLLRWADPRIQH; encoded by the coding sequence ATGCTCAAATCCATTGGCCAAGGCCTTGGGAATGAAACGAGCCGCCTGATTTTGCGACGCTTGGGGGAAGCTCTAATCACATTGCTACTGGCCTCGGCGTTGAGTTTTGCCATTATGCAGTTGGCACCGGGGAACTATCTCGACAATCTCAAAGCAGATCCACAAATTTCCTTGGAACGCTTGCAGGAATTGGAGCGGCAATTTGGCCTCGATAAGTCCCCCGTGGAGCAATACTTTCGCTGGCTGTGGCAGATTATTCGCTATGGCAACTTCGGTACTAGTTTTGTCTATCAGCGATCGGTGGCCTCTCTATTGTGGGAGCGCGTACCTGCCACCCTGCTCCTCTCTTTGAGTTCAATTCTCCTGACATGGGGATTAGCCATTCCCTTGGGGATTTGGGCAGCGGTGACCCAAGATCGGTGGAGCGATCGCCTGCTGCGGGTCATTAGTTACATTGGCCAAGGGTTTCCCAGTTTTATTACTGCCCTCTTGCTGCTCTTTCTTGCCCAAAGCACCCCCTTGTTTCCGGTGGGGGGCATGACCAGCCTCTTTTACGATGAGCTGCCCTGGTGGGGCAAAGTTTTGGATATTGGCTGGCACCTGATTTTACCGACTGTTGCCCTTACCCTCACCAGTTTTGCAGGTTTACAACGCCTGATGCGCGGCAATTTACTGGATGTGCTGCGGCAAAACTATATTCAAACGGCACGCGCCAAGGGCCTCCCGGAATCACGGGTGATCTATGTCCATGCCCTGCGCAATGCGGTGAACCCCCTAATCACCCTTTTGGGCTTTGAATTTGCCAGCCTCCTCAGTGGTGCCTTTATTGCTGAGTTTTTCTTTAACTGGCCGGGTTTGGGGCGGCTGATTTTACAGGCGGTCACTGCCCAAGATATCTATGTTGTCATGGCAAGCCTGATGATGGGGGCAGTGATGCTGATTGTCGGCAACCTCCTTGCAGATTTACTCCTAAGATGGGCTGATCCACGTATTCAGCACTGA
- a CDS encoding fatty acid desaturase family protein, producing the protein MTLSASSPSLLSVAELQDLNQRSNWAGLRQLTLHLGIILVSDAVWLTQLGERWWLVIPALFLCGTSLATMFATLHECSHRTAFASQRLNDAVAWLAGLLCFYNSDFYRRYHKWHHRYTQILGKDPELDDPKPTNWREYLWELSGLPWWWGKLHTFWNLLLGRLERYPYITPEARPEVIRSARVQLLVYGGAIALSVALGYPWFVLAWVVPLAVGQPVLRFILLAEHTNCSNDNNGLTNTRTTLTLWPIRFLMWNMPYHTEHHLYPSIPFHALAKAHTLLKPHLGHCVSGYFQVHRQIVAQFKQA; encoded by the coding sequence ATGACCCTATCTGCGAGTTCCCCTAGCCTGCTCTCGGTTGCCGAGCTGCAAGACCTCAACCAACGCAGCAATTGGGCTGGCCTCCGACAGTTAACCCTCCATTTAGGCATTATCCTTGTCAGTGATGCGGTGTGGCTGACGCAACTGGGGGAACGCTGGTGGTTGGTCATTCCGGCTCTCTTCCTCTGTGGCACCAGTTTAGCGACGATGTTTGCCACGCTCCATGAATGTTCCCACCGCACGGCCTTTGCCAGTCAACGGTTGAATGACGCGGTGGCGTGGTTGGCGGGGCTGCTGTGCTTTTACAACAGTGATTTTTACCGTCGCTATCACAAATGGCACCATCGCTATACACAAATTCTCGGCAAAGACCCAGAACTCGATGATCCCAAGCCCACAAACTGGCGGGAGTATCTGTGGGAACTGAGTGGCTTGCCTTGGTGGTGGGGCAAACTCCACACCTTCTGGAACCTGCTCCTTGGTCGCTTGGAGCGCTATCCCTACATCACTCCTGAGGCACGTCCTGAGGTGATCCGCTCGGCACGGGTGCAACTGTTGGTCTATGGGGGAGCGATCGCCCTTTCGGTGGCCTTGGGCTATCCTTGGTTTGTCTTGGCTTGGGTGGTGCCCTTGGCAGTGGGTCAGCCCGTACTGCGGTTCATTTTGCTAGCGGAGCATACAAATTGCAGCAATGACAATAATGGCTTAACCAATACGCGCACCACCCTTACCCTCTGGCCAATTCGTTTCTTGATGTGGAATATGCCCTACCACACGGAGCATCACCTCTATCCTTCGATTCCTTTCCATGCCCTTGCTAAGGCGCATACACTGCTGAAACCCCATTTAGGACACTGTGTCTCGGGCTATTTCCAAGTGCACCGCCAAATTGTGGCGCAGTTCAAGCAAGCATGA